Proteins from a single region of Bdellovibrio bacteriovorus HD100:
- a CDS encoding CoA transferase subunit A, which produces MSKKVFKDAKSALFDVKDNMTLVLGGFGLCGIPENCITVLNEMGVKNLTCVSNNAGVDDFGLGLLLQKRQIKKMISSYVGENALFEKLYMSGELELEFCPQGTLAERIRAGGAGIAGFYTPTGVGTLVAEGKEIKQFDGRDYVLEKGIKGDFAFVKAWKGDKFGNLIFRKTARNFNPMAATAGKITVAEVEELVEIGELDPDQIHTPGVYVQRIFQGTDYQKRIEQKTVSKG; this is translated from the coding sequence ATGAGCAAAAAGGTGTTTAAAGACGCCAAGAGCGCGCTCTTTGACGTCAAGGACAACATGACTCTGGTGCTGGGAGGCTTCGGCCTTTGCGGCATCCCGGAAAACTGCATCACTGTTTTGAATGAAATGGGTGTGAAAAATCTGACCTGCGTTTCTAATAACGCGGGCGTGGATGATTTCGGCCTGGGTTTGCTTTTGCAAAAGCGCCAGATCAAAAAAATGATTTCTTCCTATGTCGGCGAAAACGCTTTGTTTGAAAAGCTTTACATGAGCGGCGAACTGGAATTGGAATTCTGCCCACAAGGCACTTTGGCTGAACGCATTCGTGCGGGAGGCGCAGGGATCGCTGGTTTCTACACTCCGACAGGAGTGGGCACACTGGTGGCTGAAGGCAAAGAGATCAAACAATTCGACGGACGCGACTATGTTCTGGAAAAAGGCATCAAAGGTGATTTCGCCTTTGTGAAAGCGTGGAAGGGTGACAAGTTCGGCAATCTGATCTTCAGAAAAACCGCACGCAACTTCAATCCGATGGCGGCAACAGCCGGGAAAATCACCGTGGCTGAAGTTGAAGAACTGGTCGAGATCGGCGAACTGGATCCGGATCAGATTCATACTCCAGGTGTGTACGTTCAGCGTATCTTCCAGGGCACTGACTATCAAAAACGCATCGAACAAAAAACAGTTTCCAAGGGATAG
- a CDS encoding tail fiber domain-containing protein, translating into MKTRKYGTLIVGVLTASLLLAISASATPNSLTYQGRILKADGTPLEHSNVSFQFEITNPNGQCIIYREQVDHIDLTNSGGVFDVPIGTGSQSHPTAGTFSLLDSFKNTGSLSCDGGATYNPAANDQRRLRVRFHDGSGWKTISPDNEIRSVPYAAYSLSAQKLGSYQSSDFVLKNTVTACPANNFLTFDGTSFTCAPVTGAAGGTVTEVTSANNYLTVATGDSTPQLTVNVGTTANTVAAGNDARFSDARIPTGNAGGDLSGTYPNPSVAKIQGVAVSNSAPTSGYFMKFSGTEWASAAIAIGDVTNLTSTLSGLLTTASFNTAVGSANCAAYETAYWSSVAGKFLCQAINVSVAGDISGSIGAVSVDKIKGVSVDATAPTSGQVLKYDGAKWAPATEVNGPIAAADIPALDWSKITTGKPTTVSGYGITITSSDLPTIPVNKGGTGQTSFINGELLIGNSTGNTLSKATLTAGSGISITNGNGSISISATGSAPTGNAGGDLGSTYPNPTVAKIQGYEIASTAPTANAYLKWDNGTSKWTPGFVKLSELQNLTGGSAFNAAGCTAAQTLNWSSITDKFECQNISIANTQVTGLGTASTRAAGTAANEVLLLDGSGKLPASALPSTLGQWQVSGTKLYYDDGVIVAGGVGTTYTGTEHPFIVKGDPGVFARFLLDRGGNMTTMYTNGVSFNMGKCTNTACTGTNDFLAMDFATNRTDLGTGGSNNELSVTNGGYVGIGSNSPSYRLDIQTSDAFQQRLFHASDADYNGAALMLTRTRGTIASGTAVNSGNTIGGLYFRAHDGSGTGTTNAAIEVSASETQSTTNRGSKMIFETTTTGSATRTEKMRIDGSGKVGIGTTSPSYNLQVNGTGDSIVGAFGADANQSGYTMGGSTTNRWAIVQDTSANNRTLNIWRDHSGVSGSTGNVMSMHSSGNVSIGEFGADSHRLNVTGPATASGVRISNGSYAGYLTTPTSSPGLILSGGTKYTGSAWIAESTTASALAISPSGIVFYGSNGLTPGSPNTNTLRMIVGQNGQVSIGASGTAFQSGLLTMGDYSHDQGIFTLRRSAASANLDVYVPYEGSDGGKYFGYGYQASTGMFRFWDSTAGQRMNFTNSSGNMWIAGTYSNGSDRRFKTDIEVIPDALNKALQIQGVTYHWKPGVNPDPSQQIGVIAQEVETVFPQAVKTDADGYKSVTYGNLVAPLFNALKEFYEMWSKDSQNTHREIASLKEEVQTLKQQNELFKKFVCEKEPQNPICK; encoded by the coding sequence ATGAAAACTCGCAAATACGGTACGTTGATTGTTGGTGTTTTAACAGCCTCTTTGTTGCTCGCTATTTCAGCATCAGCAACACCAAACTCTCTCACCTATCAGGGACGGATTTTGAAGGCTGACGGCACCCCACTGGAGCACAGTAACGTCAGTTTTCAATTTGAAATCACCAATCCCAATGGCCAGTGCATCATCTATCGCGAGCAAGTCGATCACATTGATCTGACCAACTCTGGCGGAGTGTTCGATGTACCCATCGGCACGGGATCACAGAGCCATCCGACCGCAGGCACCTTCAGTCTGCTTGATTCATTTAAAAACACCGGCAGCCTTTCCTGTGATGGTGGTGCCACGTACAATCCAGCGGCAAACGACCAGCGCCGCCTGCGCGTCAGATTCCATGACGGTTCTGGCTGGAAGACAATTTCCCCGGACAACGAAATCCGCTCTGTACCCTATGCCGCCTATTCCCTGTCAGCGCAAAAGCTGGGCTCTTATCAGTCCTCGGATTTTGTCTTGAAAAACACCGTCACCGCCTGTCCCGCAAACAACTTCCTGACCTTTGATGGCACCAGCTTCACTTGTGCACCAGTGACTGGCGCGGCTGGCGGTACCGTGACGGAGGTCACCTCGGCCAACAACTATCTGACTGTCGCCACTGGCGACTCCACACCGCAGCTGACCGTGAACGTTGGCACCACCGCCAACACCGTGGCCGCTGGTAACGACGCCCGCTTCAGTGATGCCCGCATTCCTACAGGAAATGCTGGTGGCGACCTGAGTGGCACTTACCCAAATCCTTCTGTAGCAAAAATTCAGGGCGTGGCTGTTTCCAACTCTGCCCCGACCTCAGGGTATTTCATGAAGTTTTCCGGCACCGAGTGGGCCAGCGCTGCAATCGCCATCGGTGATGTGACAAATCTGACAAGCACCTTAAGTGGACTCCTGACCACCGCCTCCTTCAACACCGCTGTGGGCAGCGCCAACTGTGCGGCCTACGAAACTGCTTACTGGAGCTCCGTTGCCGGAAAATTTCTATGTCAGGCCATCAATGTGTCGGTGGCCGGTGATATCAGCGGCTCCATCGGCGCTGTGAGTGTGGATAAAATCAAAGGCGTCAGTGTCGATGCCACAGCCCCAACATCGGGCCAGGTGCTCAAATACGACGGAGCCAAATGGGCGCCGGCGACAGAAGTCAACGGACCCATCGCCGCTGCTGATATCCCAGCTCTGGACTGGAGCAAAATCACAACTGGTAAACCGACGACGGTGTCAGGTTATGGAATCACCATCACCTCAAGTGATCTTCCGACCATACCGGTCAATAAGGGCGGAACGGGCCAGACCAGTTTCATCAATGGTGAGTTGTTGATTGGTAACTCGACTGGAAACACTTTGAGCAAAGCCACTTTGACAGCCGGGTCTGGAATCTCGATCACCAATGGCAACGGCAGCATTTCAATTTCCGCCACGGGATCTGCGCCCACCGGCAACGCTGGCGGAGACCTTGGCAGCACTTATCCCAATCCGACCGTGGCAAAGATTCAGGGATATGAAATTGCTTCGACGGCTCCGACGGCCAATGCCTATTTGAAATGGGACAACGGCACCAGCAAATGGACTCCGGGTTTTGTGAAACTGAGTGAACTGCAAAACCTGACTGGCGGAAGCGCCTTCAATGCCGCCGGCTGTACAGCAGCTCAGACTTTGAACTGGAGTTCGATCACTGATAAATTTGAGTGTCAGAACATCTCTATCGCCAACACACAAGTCACAGGCCTTGGCACAGCCTCCACAAGAGCGGCCGGAACCGCCGCCAACGAGGTGCTGTTGCTTGATGGCAGTGGAAAACTGCCAGCCAGTGCCCTGCCGTCCACTTTGGGACAATGGCAGGTTTCAGGGACAAAGTTGTACTACGATGACGGAGTCATCGTCGCCGGTGGTGTCGGCACCACCTACACAGGCACAGAGCATCCATTCATTGTAAAGGGAGACCCTGGCGTTTTTGCGCGATTCTTACTGGATCGTGGTGGCAACATGACAACCATGTATACGAATGGTGTCAGCTTTAACATGGGGAAATGCACAAACACAGCCTGCACCGGCACCAATGACTTTCTGGCCATGGACTTTGCGACCAACCGAACGGATCTGGGTACAGGTGGATCCAACAACGAGCTGAGTGTTACCAACGGCGGCTATGTCGGCATTGGCTCCAATTCCCCTTCCTACAGACTTGACATCCAAACTTCAGATGCGTTCCAGCAGCGCCTGTTCCATGCTTCAGACGCCGATTATAACGGAGCCGCACTGATGTTGACACGAACCCGCGGGACCATCGCATCCGGCACTGCAGTCAATTCCGGAAATACCATCGGTGGTCTGTACTTCCGCGCCCACGATGGATCCGGCACCGGAACCACCAACGCCGCCATCGAAGTCAGTGCTTCGGAAACACAAAGCACCACCAATCGCGGCAGCAAAATGATTTTTGAAACCACAACAACCGGATCTGCCACACGCACAGAAAAAATGCGCATAGATGGCTCTGGAAAAGTCGGCATCGGAACCACGTCTCCAAGTTATAATTTGCAGGTTAATGGCACTGGTGATTCAATTGTCGGCGCCTTTGGCGCAGATGCCAATCAGAGTGGTTACACCATGGGCGGCAGCACCACCAACCGCTGGGCGATCGTACAAGACACATCCGCCAACAACAGAACCTTGAATATCTGGCGCGACCATTCTGGCGTCAGCGGCAGCACCGGCAATGTGATGTCCATGCACTCCAGTGGAAATGTCTCTATCGGTGAATTCGGAGCAGACTCGCACCGCCTGAACGTCACCGGGCCTGCAACTGCTTCTGGTGTTCGCATTTCAAATGGCAGTTATGCCGGTTACCTGACGACCCCAACCAGCTCTCCGGGACTGATCCTTTCCGGGGGCACCAAATACACAGGATCAGCCTGGATCGCGGAAAGCACCACCGCCTCGGCATTGGCAATCAGTCCGAGTGGGATTGTGTTTTATGGATCCAACGGACTGACCCCCGGAAGCCCCAACACCAACACCCTGCGCATGATTGTGGGTCAGAACGGACAAGTCTCTATCGGCGCTTCGGGCACAGCCTTTCAAAGCGGTCTGCTGACCATGGGGGATTACAGCCACGATCAGGGAATATTCACCTTGCGCAGGTCCGCGGCCAGCGCCAACCTGGATGTGTATGTTCCGTACGAAGGCTCTGATGGCGGCAAGTATTTCGGTTATGGCTATCAGGCCAGCACCGGCATGTTCCGCTTCTGGGACAGCACCGCCGGTCAGCGCATGAACTTCACGAATTCTTCCGGAAACATGTGGATCGCAGGAACCTATTCCAACGGTTCGGACCGTCGTTTCAAAACTGACATCGAAGTGATTCCGGATGCTCTGAATAAAGCCCTGCAGATTCAGGGTGTGACCTATCACTGGAAGCCCGGAGTAAATCCGGACCCAAGCCAGCAAATCGGGGTGATCGCACAGGAAGTGGAAACAGTCTTCCCGCAGGCTGTCAAAACAGATGCGGATGGCTACAAGTCGGTGACTTACGGAAATCTGGTGGCACCGCTATTCAATGCCTTGAAAGAATTCTACGAAATGTGGAGCAAGGACTCACAAAACACCCACAGAGAAATCGCCTCACTGAAAGAGGAAGTTCAAACATTGAAGCAGCAAAATGAGCTGTTCAAAAAATTTGTCTGCGAAAAAGAACCACAAAATCCAATCTGCAAATAG
- the pyk gene encoding pyruvate kinase — protein sequence MLADRRAKIVATIGPATRDEKNLEKAIKAGMNVARLNFSHGSHEDHLKVVHSLRKLSKELQAPVAILQDLQGPKIRVGKFENGSIEIKPGEKLVVTTAKVLGKPGLVPSDFQELPLACVPGTRILLDDGLMEVKVLQVRGEEIDVEVVYGGILKDRKGMNLPGVNLPVDCMTPKDLEDLQFGIANKVDYIALSFVRHARDIRKLRELIEAGNSNAKIVAKIEMVEAIENLEEICRLSDAVMVARGDLAVEVGQSRLPGYQKRIISVCNQLGKPVITATQMLDSMVENPRPTRAEITDVANAVLDGTDALMLSAESASGKYPFKCIRTMHEIITEVERNEEEYYKISLENEFLSTPASIAASASLSALKLNATAIICLTTSGKTANIISAFRPKARIISVTQHLDVLNGMELGWGIQTHAIKPYKTMEDILREVDLLLVSHGLGKTGDRVILTLGQPIACGAKTNSIYVHTVGGENVAKLPNDKLPLRCQEEPVVE from the coding sequence ATGTTAGCAGATCGTCGAGCGAAGATTGTGGCCACTATTGGGCCAGCGACACGTGATGAGAAAAATCTGGAAAAAGCAATAAAGGCGGGCATGAACGTGGCTCGCCTTAACTTTTCGCACGGAAGTCATGAAGACCACCTGAAGGTGGTTCATTCCCTGCGCAAGCTCTCTAAAGAGCTTCAGGCTCCGGTGGCGATTCTTCAAGATCTTCAGGGGCCGAAGATCCGCGTTGGTAAGTTTGAAAATGGCTCCATCGAAATTAAACCTGGCGAAAAACTGGTGGTAACGACGGCAAAAGTTCTGGGGAAACCAGGATTGGTTCCGTCCGACTTCCAAGAGCTGCCTTTGGCCTGCGTGCCGGGCACGCGCATCCTTCTGGATGACGGCCTGATGGAAGTGAAGGTTTTGCAGGTTCGCGGTGAGGAAATCGACGTGGAAGTTGTCTATGGCGGTATTCTGAAAGACCGCAAAGGCATGAATCTTCCGGGTGTAAATCTGCCTGTGGACTGCATGACTCCAAAAGATCTGGAGGATTTGCAGTTCGGTATTGCCAATAAAGTTGATTATATTGCTTTGAGTTTTGTTCGTCATGCCCGTGATATCCGCAAGCTGCGTGAATTGATCGAGGCCGGGAACTCCAATGCGAAGATCGTAGCCAAAATCGAGATGGTGGAAGCGATCGAAAATCTGGAAGAAATCTGCCGCCTGAGTGACGCTGTCATGGTGGCGCGCGGGGATTTGGCAGTGGAAGTCGGTCAAAGCCGTCTGCCGGGCTATCAGAAGCGTATTATTTCTGTATGCAATCAACTGGGTAAGCCGGTGATCACGGCGACTCAGATGCTGGACAGCATGGTTGAAAACCCTCGTCCGACCCGAGCTGAGATCACGGATGTGGCCAATGCCGTTTTGGATGGAACTGATGCTTTGATGCTGTCGGCGGAATCTGCCAGCGGCAAATATCCGTTCAAGTGTATCCGCACTATGCACGAGATCATCACTGAGGTGGAACGCAACGAAGAAGAGTATTATAAAATCTCTCTTGAAAACGAGTTTCTGAGCACGCCGGCGTCTATCGCCGCCAGTGCTTCACTGAGTGCGCTGAAGCTGAATGCAACCGCGATCATCTGTCTGACGACTTCCGGTAAAACGGCAAATATCATTTCGGCCTTCCGTCCGAAGGCGCGCATTATTTCCGTGACTCAGCATCTGGATGTTTTGAATGGCATGGAATTGGGCTGGGGTATTCAGACCCACGCGATCAAGCCATATAAGACGATGGAAGATATCCTGCGTGAAGTGGATCTGTTGTTGGTGTCCCATGGCTTGGGTAAAACCGGGGACCGTGTGATTCTGACATTGGGTCAGCCGATTGCTTGTGGTGCAAAAACCAATTCGATCTATGTGCACACAGTGGGCGGGGAAAACGTGGCGAAGCTTCCTAATGACAAGTTGCCTCTGCGTTGTCAGGAAGAGCCGGTTGTTGAATAA
- a CDS encoding CoA transferase subunit B — protein MPLTREQIAQRIAQEVEDGYCVNLGIGIPTLVANYIPRDKFVMLQSENGLLGMGPFPKEADIDADLINAGKQTVTALPGASFFSSADSFAMIRGGHVDLTVLGAMEVDETGSIANWMVPGKMVKGMGGAMDLVAGARNVIVAMQHTDKEGNSKLRTKCTLPLTGVKCIKKIVSDFGVIEITPEGFVLKEYAPDLTPEKVLAATEGKMKIAPDCKAMTF, from the coding sequence ATGCCATTAACAAGAGAGCAAATTGCTCAACGTATCGCTCAGGAAGTTGAAGACGGCTATTGCGTGAATCTGGGTATCGGTATTCCCACTTTGGTGGCGAACTACATCCCTCGGGATAAATTCGTTATGTTACAGAGTGAAAACGGTCTTTTGGGTATGGGTCCATTCCCAAAAGAGGCTGATATCGATGCGGACCTGATCAACGCCGGCAAACAAACTGTGACGGCACTTCCGGGCGCCAGCTTCTTTTCCAGCGCTGACAGCTTTGCGATGATTCGCGGCGGTCACGTGGACCTGACAGTATTGGGTGCGATGGAGGTTGATGAAACCGGCAGTATCGCAAACTGGATGGTGCCAGGCAAAATGGTTAAGGGCATGGGCGGCGCAATGGATCTGGTTGCGGGCGCACGAAATGTGATCGTGGCCATGCAACACACGGACAAGGAAGGCAATTCCAAACTTCGCACCAAGTGCACGCTGCCTTTGACGGGTGTTAAGTGCATCAAGAAAATCGTCAGCGATTTCGGCGTGATCGAAATCACACCTGAAGGTTTCGTTTTGAAAGAATATGCTCCGGATCTTACGCCGGAAAAGGTTCTAGCAGCCACTGAGGGCAAAATGAAAATCGCCCCAGACTGCAAAGCGATGACATTCTAA
- a CDS encoding thiolase family protein: MENVVIVSSVRTPVASFQGGFASVPAPKLGAAAIKEAITRAGVSADEIDECIMGEVLTAGVGQAPARQAALGAGLKNSTPCMTINKVCGSGLKSVMLAADSIALGHTKIAVAGGQENMTLAPHLLENSRSGYRMGPTQMTDSMIKDGLWDPYNNFHMGNAAEICVKEHNFTREEQDAFAIDSYKKAQDAWAKNVFKNEIAPVVVEGRKGAVTVDKDEEPFNTNFDKIPGLKPAFDKAGTITAANASKINDGAAAHVLMSESEAKKRGIKPLAKIVAHATFAHEPKYFTTAPVGAIKAALNKANLKVGDVDLWEINEAFAVVTQVAMKELEIPASKVNIHGGAVAIGHPIGASGARILATLVHALHTHNKRYGLATLCIGGGEAVALIIEKA; the protein is encoded by the coding sequence ATGGAAAATGTCGTAATTGTGAGCAGCGTAAGAACCCCTGTAGCTTCTTTCCAAGGAGGCTTTGCCTCTGTTCCTGCACCAAAACTGGGTGCAGCAGCCATCAAAGAAGCCATCACTCGCGCAGGTGTTTCTGCTGACGAAATCGATGAGTGCATCATGGGCGAAGTCCTGACTGCAGGTGTCGGCCAGGCTCCAGCGCGTCAAGCGGCGTTGGGTGCAGGTTTGAAAAACTCCACTCCGTGCATGACCATCAACAAAGTGTGCGGCTCCGGCCTTAAATCCGTGATGCTGGCAGCAGACTCTATCGCTTTGGGACACACTAAAATTGCAGTGGCAGGCGGTCAGGAAAACATGACTTTGGCTCCACACTTGCTTGAAAACTCCCGCTCCGGTTACCGCATGGGTCCAACGCAAATGACCGACTCCATGATCAAAGACGGCCTTTGGGATCCATACAACAACTTCCACATGGGTAATGCAGCGGAAATCTGCGTGAAAGAGCACAACTTCACTCGTGAAGAACAAGACGCTTTCGCGATTGATTCCTACAAAAAAGCTCAGGACGCGTGGGCGAAAAACGTTTTCAAAAACGAAATCGCCCCGGTTGTGGTTGAAGGCCGCAAAGGTGCTGTGACCGTGGATAAAGACGAAGAGCCGTTCAACACGAACTTCGACAAAATCCCGGGTCTGAAACCTGCATTCGACAAAGCCGGCACCATCACGGCGGCCAATGCTTCCAAAATCAACGACGGTGCTGCAGCGCACGTTTTGATGTCTGAGTCTGAAGCGAAAAAACGCGGCATCAAACCTCTGGCGAAAATCGTGGCACACGCTACATTCGCTCACGAGCCAAAATACTTCACAACTGCTCCAGTGGGCGCGATCAAAGCCGCTCTGAACAAAGCCAACCTGAAAGTGGGCGATGTGGATCTTTGGGAAATCAACGAAGCCTTCGCCGTTGTGACTCAAGTGGCGATGAAAGAGCTTGAAATCCCGGCTTCCAAAGTAAACATCCACGGTGGTGCTGTGGCTATCGGTCACCCGATCGGCGCTTCTGGCGCGCGTATCCTGGCGACCTTGGTTCACGCTTTGCACACTCACAACAAACGCTACGGCCTTGCCACTTTGTGCATCGGTGGCGGCGAAGCGGTGGCACTGATCATCGAGAAAGCGTAA
- a CDS encoding cyclic nucleotide-binding domain-containing protein → MAEAKKVAKDTYLFRDGDAPDAMYIVKTGGFAITKSKGNTEVVIAEIQPGAMVGEMALFDKKPRSANVKATKDSEVIALPYDSLNKQMDQLPVWVRAIMKTLNEKLRDANQKIRLLENTNPDEERFPPHIVNKYISILNLVGNKYGKPEEGGGLSFSSVLIRNYTIQIFQEATNKMQSITNALTDLGYLTQEDRGDGTQKITNLKPQELFGFVDWYNEWLFKQDKDRLPALTEAEVNILNGILLFARRAQPNHKGLYKVDLTDVQNESMKELGQLIRADDVNSLIEKKYLTEKIMDEKGVYIMVELPYVEPLARNWTIVNNLKKKLR, encoded by the coding sequence GTGGCAGAAGCAAAAAAAGTGGCAAAAGACACCTATCTATTCAGAGATGGGGACGCTCCGGATGCCATGTATATCGTTAAGACCGGTGGTTTTGCCATCACCAAAAGCAAAGGCAACACAGAAGTTGTCATCGCAGAAATCCAGCCTGGCGCGATGGTCGGCGAAATGGCTTTGTTCGACAAAAAACCCCGCAGCGCCAATGTGAAAGCCACCAAAGATTCTGAAGTGATCGCACTTCCCTATGACTCTTTGAACAAACAGATGGACCAGCTGCCGGTGTGGGTTCGCGCCATCATGAAAACGCTGAATGAAAAACTGCGTGATGCAAACCAGAAAATCCGCCTGCTTGAAAACACCAATCCCGATGAAGAGCGCTTCCCGCCTCACATCGTGAACAAGTACATTTCCATTCTGAATCTGGTTGGAAACAAGTATGGAAAACCGGAAGAAGGCGGGGGCTTGAGCTTCTCGTCTGTTCTGATTCGCAATTACACAATTCAGATCTTTCAGGAAGCCACCAATAAAATGCAAAGCATCACCAACGCATTAACAGATCTGGGCTATCTGACTCAGGAAGACCGTGGCGACGGCACACAGAAAATCACCAACCTGAAACCACAGGAGCTGTTTGGCTTTGTCGACTGGTACAACGAATGGCTGTTCAAACAGGACAAAGACCGCCTGCCGGCTTTAACTGAAGCTGAGGTCAACATTCTAAACGGCATCCTGCTATTTGCCCGCCGTGCCCAGCCGAACCACAAGGGCTTGTACAAAGTCGATCTGACCGATGTGCAGAACGAATCCATGAAAGAGCTGGGTCAACTGATCCGCGCGGACGATGTGAATTCTTTGATTGAGAAAAAATATCTGACGGAAAAAATCATGGATGAAAAAGGCGTCTACATCATGGTGGAACTGCCTTACGTTGAACCTTTGGCGCGCAATTGGACCATCGTGAACAATCTAAAAAAGAAACTTCGCTAG
- a CDS encoding substrate-binding periplasmic protein: protein MLQLLLILTLTCSGSFALATTIVINGEDDWAPYSSASADYKDVIGLAPEIVKAAFKSQGITVITRPVPFARCIYEVEKGKSLGCFDTIINQDTKDKYIFHKTPMFEAEMVVYGRIRDGKQNVTLKDMENKVVGTTNGYTYPTDFLQNKKILHSPSPTEKSQLEKLASERIDYAVVWGLTGEHLLKIHPELSRKVRPVGRLSKDGLYLNFSKSHKDGAHYAEVFEKGLQTIRADGTYDRITNRFHNIHPVDP, encoded by the coding sequence ATGCTGCAATTACTTCTAATACTGACACTCACCTGTTCCGGGAGTTTCGCCCTTGCCACAACCATTGTTATCAATGGCGAGGATGACTGGGCCCCGTACTCATCGGCATCAGCCGACTATAAAGACGTCATCGGCCTTGCTCCGGAAATAGTGAAAGCCGCATTTAAAAGCCAGGGCATCACTGTCATCACCCGCCCCGTCCCCTTTGCCCGCTGTATTTATGAAGTCGAAAAAGGAAAGTCTTTGGGATGCTTTGACACCATCATCAACCAGGACACCAAAGATAAATACATCTTTCACAAAACACCGATGTTTGAAGCAGAAATGGTGGTCTATGGTCGCATCCGCGACGGCAAACAGAACGTGACTTTGAAAGACATGGAAAACAAAGTCGTCGGCACCACGAATGGCTACACTTATCCGACAGATTTTTTACAGAACAAAAAGATTCTGCATTCGCCCAGCCCTACCGAAAAATCACAACTGGAAAAACTGGCCAGTGAACGGATTGACTATGCCGTTGTGTGGGGGCTGACCGGAGAGCATCTGCTAAAAATTCATCCTGAACTGTCCAGGAAAGTCCGCCCTGTGGGTCGCCTTTCAAAAGACGGTCTTTACCTGAACTTTTCAAAGTCCCACAAAGACGGAGCCCACTATGCCGAGGTTTTTGAAAAGGGCCTGCAGACCATTCGTGCGGATGGCACCTACGACCGGATCACGAACCGTTTCCACAACATTCATCCGGTCGACCCTTAA
- a CDS encoding DUF4097 domain-containing protein, producing MSAISFILAHLVFQPVMAATFDVPVSEGDRLVLKGLEAQVQMVAQPGAALRVSGVEQSGAEGMFIVEKKNNIIEVRMNEYSGKRTWLNILPKANTQLKKIEITGPAMPTEVQLRGGSVVAQKWNKDLKVSLTQGRVAALNGAGTLQVYVQKGDVSVSDHLGKVEADSYSGSMTLKNIQGDVEASLFSGQMNIEKVRGFLTVSAQQSAAKVNQSNGTIQFESGKGSLNIQGFQGRIEGQNQDAAITIGMTLDSEVDVKSKSGKVSIQTPPGSGASLNLMTVEGEIVVPSELRVTKLSAEKSVRGRLRGDAPRGSIFVRSQDGTISVK from the coding sequence ATGTCAGCGATTAGTTTCATTCTTGCCCACCTCGTATTTCAGCCAGTGATGGCGGCGACTTTCGACGTGCCAGTCTCTGAGGGGGATCGTCTGGTCCTCAAAGGACTTGAGGCTCAGGTTCAGATGGTGGCGCAGCCGGGTGCCGCGTTGCGGGTTTCCGGAGTGGAGCAGTCCGGCGCCGAAGGCATGTTCATCGTCGAAAAGAAAAATAATATCATCGAAGTGCGCATGAATGAATACAGCGGGAAAAGAACCTGGCTGAACATCTTGCCAAAAGCGAATACACAACTGAAAAAAATCGAAATCACCGGCCCGGCAATGCCTACAGAAGTGCAGTTGCGCGGCGGATCCGTCGTGGCGCAGAAGTGGAATAAAGACCTTAAAGTGAGCCTGACTCAAGGCCGCGTTGCGGCACTTAACGGCGCAGGGACGTTGCAGGTCTACGTGCAAAAAGGCGACGTCTCCGTGTCTGATCATCTGGGCAAGGTGGAGGCGGACTCTTACTCTGGCAGTATGACGTTGAAGAACATCCAGGGGGATGTGGAAGCGTCCCTGTTCTCGGGTCAGATGAACATTGAAAAAGTGCGTGGTTTCCTGACCGTGTCGGCGCAGCAGTCGGCCGCCAAGGTCAACCAAAGCAACGGGACTATTCAGTTTGAAAGCGGCAAAGGCAGTCTGAATATTCAGGGCTTCCAGGGGCGCATCGAAGGTCAGAATCAGGATGCTGCCATCACTATCGGCATGACTCTGGATTCTGAAGTGGATGTGAAGTCCAAGTCCGGCAAAGTCAGCATTCAGACGCCTCCGGGTTCGGGAGCTTCTTTGAATTTGATGACGGTGGAAGGCGAAATTGTTGTTCCTTCGGAACTTCGTGTGACGAAGCTCAGTGCGGAAAAAAGTGTGCGTGGGCGTCTTCGTGGCGACGCACCTAGAGGAAGCATTTTTGTGCGCAGTCAAGATGGCACTATTTCAGTGAAATGA